Proteins encoded in a region of the Panicum hallii strain FIL2 chromosome 3, PHallii_v3.1, whole genome shotgun sequence genome:
- the LOC112886143 gene encoding uncharacterized protein LOC112886143 isoform X1 yields MTESPSTQGEPSTSATVDDSCSADRVEDSQLFLSLPALNQAASFLAHTASFLTQCLPVPGYVGLSEEDQELVTLPPASAVDRLSVQNPSVASAGTNSSLGQADCSGSPSQENTGQMVPSHVFQNGTSLFQGLVERAWKTVRGSADDIGWLQQDQSLPTAEDGTARFLEILDSVRKNEHKLPDSVVYLLVPGLFSNHGPLYFVKTKAYFSKMGLACHIAKIHSESSVSKNAREIKEYIEEIYWGSRKRVLLLGHSKGGVDSAAALSLYWPQLKDKVAGLVLAQSPYGGSPVASDILREGQLGDYVRLRKIMEILVSKVLKGDVQALEDLTYERRKEFLRQHPLPQEVPIVSFHTEASITPSVLIALSHVAHLELPIAADGNSTRIPVVMPLSAAMAACSQLLVARYGEKSDGLVTRKDAEVPGSVVVRPERKLDHAWMVYSSLKEEPGDEADTSQVCEALLTLLVEVAQKRRHETAMKDE; encoded by the exons ATGACGGAATCGCCTTCAACACAGGGGGAGCCATCTACATCTGCTACG GTTGATGACAGTTGCTCAGCTGACAGGGTTGAAGATTCACAATTATTCCTCTCCCTACCCGCTTTAAATCAAGCTGCATCTTTTCTTGCCCACACAGCTTCATTTCTCACCCAGTGCCTCCCTGTACCTGGTTATGTGG GTCTATCTGAGgaggatcaagagttagtaacaCTGCCACCTGCATCAGCAGTAGACAGGCTTTCTGTTCAGAATCCTTCCGTAGCGTCTGCTGGCACCAATTCATCCCTTGGTCAGGCAGATTGCAGTGGAAGCCCCTCTCAAGAAAACACAGGTCAAATGGTGCCTTCACATGTTTTTCAGAATGGAACTTCGCTGTTTCAAGG CCTTGTAGAGCGTGCATGGAAAACTGTTCGTGGTTCGGCAGACGATATCGGCTGGCTCCAGCAGGATCAAAGCTTACCTACAGCTGAGGATGGGACAGCCAGATTCTTGGAGATCTTGGACTCTGTGAG GAAAAATGAGCACAAGCTACCTGATTCAGTTGTTTACTTGCTGGTTCCAG GTCTGTTTAGTAACCACGGACCACTATACTTTGTCAAGACAAAGGCATACTTCTCCAAGATGGGTCTAGCTTGTCATATTGCCAAAATTCATAGCGAG TCTTCAGTAAGTAAAAACGCACGAGAGATAAAGGAATACATAGAAGAAATATACTGGGGATCAAGGAAACGGGTGCTACTTCTCGGTCATAGTAAGGGCGGTGTAGATTCGGCTGCAGCCCTCTCCCTCTACTGGCCACAGCTGAAAGACAAAGTTGCAGGTTTAGTATTAGCTCAAAGTCCATATGGAGGAAGCCCAGTTGCTTCAGATATCCTGCGAGAGGGGCAACTTGGTGACTATGTCAGGTTGCGTAAAATCATGGAGATCTTGGTATCCAAAGTCCTTAAG GGTGATGTGCAGGCTCTAGAAGATCTGACCTATGAAAGGAGGAAAGAATTCCTGCGACAGCATCCATTGCCTCAGGAGGTTCCAATCGTATCATTCCACACTGAGGCAAGCATCACTCCTAGTGTGCTCATCGCGCTTTCTCATGTTGCGCACTTGGAGCTCCCGATTGCTGCCGATGGCAATTCCACCAGGATACCGGTTGTAATGCCACTTTCAGCTGCAATGGCAGCATGCTCTCAACTTCTGGTGGCAAGGTATGGCGAGAAAAGTGATGGTCTTGTGACGAGGAAGGATGCTGAGGTTCCTGGATCGGTGGTGGTCCGGCCAGAGAGGAAGCTAGACCACGCATGGATGGTGTATTCCTCGCTGAAAGAAGAGCCTGGCGATGAGGCGGACACGTCGCAGGTATGCGAAGCCCTGCTGACCCTGCTTGTAGAGGTTGCACAGAAAAGGAGGCACGAGACGGCCATGAAAGATGAGTGA
- the LOC112886143 gene encoding uncharacterized protein LOC112886143 isoform X2 gives MVPSHVFQNGTSLFQGLVERAWKTVRGSADDIGWLQQDQSLPTAEDGTARFLEILDSVRKNEHKLPDSVVYLLVPGLFSNHGPLYFVKTKAYFSKMGLACHIAKIHSESSVSKNAREIKEYIEEIYWGSRKRVLLLGHSKGGVDSAAALSLYWPQLKDKVAGLVLAQSPYGGSPVASDILREGQLGDYVRLRKIMEILVSKVLKGDVQALEDLTYERRKEFLRQHPLPQEVPIVSFHTEASITPSVLIALSHVAHLELPIAADGNSTRIPVVMPLSAAMAACSQLLVARYGEKSDGLVTRKDAEVPGSVVVRPERKLDHAWMVYSSLKEEPGDEADTSQVCEALLTLLVEVAQKRRHETAMKDE, from the exons ATGGTGCCTTCACATGTTTTTCAGAATGGAACTTCGCTGTTTCAAGG CCTTGTAGAGCGTGCATGGAAAACTGTTCGTGGTTCGGCAGACGATATCGGCTGGCTCCAGCAGGATCAAAGCTTACCTACAGCTGAGGATGGGACAGCCAGATTCTTGGAGATCTTGGACTCTGTGAG GAAAAATGAGCACAAGCTACCTGATTCAGTTGTTTACTTGCTGGTTCCAG GTCTGTTTAGTAACCACGGACCACTATACTTTGTCAAGACAAAGGCATACTTCTCCAAGATGGGTCTAGCTTGTCATATTGCCAAAATTCATAGCGAG TCTTCAGTAAGTAAAAACGCACGAGAGATAAAGGAATACATAGAAGAAATATACTGGGGATCAAGGAAACGGGTGCTACTTCTCGGTCATAGTAAGGGCGGTGTAGATTCGGCTGCAGCCCTCTCCCTCTACTGGCCACAGCTGAAAGACAAAGTTGCAGGTTTAGTATTAGCTCAAAGTCCATATGGAGGAAGCCCAGTTGCTTCAGATATCCTGCGAGAGGGGCAACTTGGTGACTATGTCAGGTTGCGTAAAATCATGGAGATCTTGGTATCCAAAGTCCTTAAG GGTGATGTGCAGGCTCTAGAAGATCTGACCTATGAAAGGAGGAAAGAATTCCTGCGACAGCATCCATTGCCTCAGGAGGTTCCAATCGTATCATTCCACACTGAGGCAAGCATCACTCCTAGTGTGCTCATCGCGCTTTCTCATGTTGCGCACTTGGAGCTCCCGATTGCTGCCGATGGCAATTCCACCAGGATACCGGTTGTAATGCCACTTTCAGCTGCAATGGCAGCATGCTCTCAACTTCTGGTGGCAAGGTATGGCGAGAAAAGTGATGGTCTTGTGACGAGGAAGGATGCTGAGGTTCCTGGATCGGTGGTGGTCCGGCCAGAGAGGAAGCTAGACCACGCATGGATGGTGTATTCCTCGCTGAAAGAAGAGCCTGGCGATGAGGCGGACACGTCGCAGGTATGCGAAGCCCTGCTGACCCTGCTTGTAGAGGTTGCACAGAAAAGGAGGCACGAGACGGCCATGAAAGATGAGTGA
- the LOC112886144 gene encoding RNA-directed DNA methylation 4-like isoform X2, translated as MASAAAAAGEASTSEPAAAREKPIVVRVKRKPSQTRPDGFWLEINERPAKKAMLDFSSLSIFEPSSSSSSAKASEEQPRVKKLLVQYIETVHHSQAVEDVLHSLLLADSNTKEIKSKTKEWNDRIKQDKKPDQLRSAARQRHEDLGRNARFAQIWKSRKGEKDEADESLREICHLYDAVQVEPDEEKNPAEPRPCRITSFEEGAVLCNFLPLIREYLPSAAVEIESDIISLAQSEDSEVYDIYTVKEVDDTNMEDMSAASYPRLQVDDDEDECYDDDYPDDTDDSNAEDNPLFDYPEELSEDEDDGSNDEDPFGDTGGSGSEYEKEEVEVEGDEQW; from the exons ATGGCgtctgcggcggcggccgccggcgaaGCTTCCACCTCGGAGCctgcggcggcgagggagaAGCCCATCGTCGTCCGGGTCAAGCGCAAGCCCTCGCAAACCCGCCCGGACGGTTTCT GGCTAGAGATTAATGAAAGGCCAGCGAAGAAGGCAATGCTCGATTTCTCCAGCCTCTCCATCTTCGAAccatcctcttcctcctccagtgCTAAAG CTTCAGAGGAGCAACCACGGGTTAAGAAGCTTCTTGTTCAATACATAGAGACAGTGCACCATTCTCAAGCCGTTGAAGATGTTTTGCACTCTCTTTTG CTTGCTGACTCAAATACCAAAGAGATAAAGAGCAAGACGAAGGAGTGGAATGACAGAATCAAGCAAGACAAA AAACCAGACCAGCTACGGTCAGCAGCCAGGCAAAGGCATGAG GATCTGGGAAGAAATGCCCGCTTTGCACAAATATGGAAGAGTCGGAAAGGAGAAAAGGATGAAGCTGATGAGTCACTGAGAGAAATATGCCATCTTTATGATGCTGTCCAAGTAGAACCAGATGAAGAGAAGAATCCTGCAGAACCACG TCCCTGCAGGATTACTTCTTTTGAAGAGGGTGCTGTTTTATGCAACTTTCTTCCACTTATACGGGAGTACTTGCCATCAGCTGCTGTGGAAATCGAGTCAGATATTATTTCATTGGCGCAATCAGAAG ATTCAGAAGTTTATGACATCTACACTGTCAAGGAGGTGGATGATACAAACATGGAGGATATGTCAGCAGCTTCATATCCACG GTTACAAGTGGATGATGACGAAGATGAATGTTACGATGATGACTACCCGGACGACACAGATGATTCAAATG CTGAAGACAATCCACTTTTTGATTATCCTGAGGAATTGTCAGAGGATGAGGATGACGGTAGCAATGATGAGGATCCTTTTGGAGACACGGGGGGTTCTGGCTCCGAGTACGAAAAGGAAGAAGTAGAGGTGGAAGGGGACGAGCAATGGTGA
- the LOC112886144 gene encoding RNA-directed DNA methylation 4-like isoform X1, giving the protein MASAAAAAGEASTSEPAAAREKPIVVRVKRKPSQTRPDGFWLEINERPAKKAMLDFSSLSIFEPSSSSSSAKASEEQPRVKKLLVQYIETVHHSQAVEDVLHSLLLADSNTKEIKSKTKEWNDRIKQDKKPDQLRSAARQRHEDLGRNARFAQIWKSRKGEKDEADESLREICHLYDAVQVEPDEEKNPAEPRITSFEEGAVLCNFLPLIREYLPSAAVEIESDIISLAQSEDSEVYDIYTVKEVDDTNMEDMSAASYPRLQVDDDEDECYDDDYPDDTDDSNAEDNPLFDYPEELSEDEDDGSNDEDPFGDTGGSGSEYEKEEVEVEGDEQW; this is encoded by the exons ATGGCgtctgcggcggcggccgccggcgaaGCTTCCACCTCGGAGCctgcggcggcgagggagaAGCCCATCGTCGTCCGGGTCAAGCGCAAGCCCTCGCAAACCCGCCCGGACGGTTTCT GGCTAGAGATTAATGAAAGGCCAGCGAAGAAGGCAATGCTCGATTTCTCCAGCCTCTCCATCTTCGAAccatcctcttcctcctccagtgCTAAAG CTTCAGAGGAGCAACCACGGGTTAAGAAGCTTCTTGTTCAATACATAGAGACAGTGCACCATTCTCAAGCCGTTGAAGATGTTTTGCACTCTCTTTTG CTTGCTGACTCAAATACCAAAGAGATAAAGAGCAAGACGAAGGAGTGGAATGACAGAATCAAGCAAGACAAA AAACCAGACCAGCTACGGTCAGCAGCCAGGCAAAGGCATGAG GATCTGGGAAGAAATGCCCGCTTTGCACAAATATGGAAGAGTCGGAAAGGAGAAAAGGATGAAGCTGATGAGTCACTGAGAGAAATATGCCATCTTTATGATGCTGTCCAAGTAGAACCAGATGAAGAGAAGAATCCTGCAGAACCACG GATTACTTCTTTTGAAGAGGGTGCTGTTTTATGCAACTTTCTTCCACTTATACGGGAGTACTTGCCATCAGCTGCTGTGGAAATCGAGTCAGATATTATTTCATTGGCGCAATCAGAAG ATTCAGAAGTTTATGACATCTACACTGTCAAGGAGGTGGATGATACAAACATGGAGGATATGTCAGCAGCTTCATATCCACG GTTACAAGTGGATGATGACGAAGATGAATGTTACGATGATGACTACCCGGACGACACAGATGATTCAAATG CTGAAGACAATCCACTTTTTGATTATCCTGAGGAATTGTCAGAGGATGAGGATGACGGTAGCAATGATGAGGATCCTTTTGGAGACACGGGGGGTTCTGGCTCCGAGTACGAAAAGGAAGAAGTAGAGGTGGAAGGGGACGAGCAATGGTGA
- the LOC112886427 gene encoding uncharacterized protein LOC112886427, which yields MAMATTAPLLLVSSRPYPHRHRHFPANPKPNALPPPLLSLRTSPAAPLVPLPPRRRRNVTAAYGDDDMDDDFGDFDAEDADGVGDDDDVDNEQDYDVDYDRLLAPVKPPPPSSLHGEEGDIAMVAADSFISTQDSASDTVVDYAVDEDEFHKIRLLHCDFLIRKVPDPDDDVFDFREMYVTPPDTDIYSIPRVLAPMPQKYVRCTKKDFGRYNVTEPPVEHLRDPLYKTEREIMKVFLTKHYRNRRADDPDFFLDFEEIYVIDSKTRSITRAKVVVSVPEGKKRDRRNDLLLIRDGGESFRIIDKTKRDDATTVIQREEWAKSRQDVEKHFRKLRDFDHSNWF from the exons ATGGCGATGGCGACCACCGCTCCGCTCCTCCTCGTCTCCTCCCGCCCCTATCcacaccgccaccgccacttcCCCGCCAACCCCAAGCCTAATGCGCTgccccctcctctcctctccctgcGCACCAGCCCGGCCGCCCCCCTCGTCCCcctcccgccccgccgccgccgcaatgtCACCGCAGCCTACGGCGACGACGACATGGACGACGACTTCGGCGACTTCGACGCCGAAGACGCGGACGGcgtcggcgacgacgacgacgtcgaCAACGAGCAGGACTACGACGTCGACTACGACCGCCTCCTCGCCCCCgtcaagccgccgccgccatcttcGCTGCACGGGGAGGAGGGGGACATCGCCATGGTCGCCGCCGACAGCTTCATCTCCACGCAGGACTCCGCCTCCGACACCGTCGTCGACTACGCCGTCGACGAGGACGAGTTCCACAAGATCAGGCTGCTCCACTGCGACTTCCTTATCCGGAAGGTGCCCGACCCCGACGACGACGTCTTCGACTTCAGAGAG ATGTATGTCACGCCGCCAGACACTGATATCTACTCCATTCCGAGGGTTCTTGCCCCGATGCCACAGAAG TACGTGAGGTGCACGAAGAAAGATTTCGGCCGTTACAATGTGACTGAACCACCAGTTGAGCATTTGCGTGATCCCCTGTACAAGACTGAGAGGGAAATCATGAAG GTTTTCTTAACCAAACACTACAGAAACAGGCGCGCTGATGACCCAGactttttccttgattttgaggAGATATATGTTATTGACTCGAAAACAAGGTCAATCACAAGAGCGAAAGTTGTG GTTAGCGTTCCtgaaggaaagaaaagagatAGGCGAAACGACCTGCTACTGATACGTGATGGAGGGGAGTCTTTTAGAATAATCGACAAG ACTAAAAGGGATGATGCCACCACTGTCATCCAAAGAGAGGAGTGGGCAAAGTCGAGACAGGATGTGGAGAAGCATTTCAGGAAGCTTAGAGATTTCGACCACTCAAATTGGTTCTGA
- the LOC112886685 gene encoding transcription factor SCREAM2-like, protein MSGKEKKLQLLRSVTNSNAANKTSILVDASKYIKELKDKVEEAAAASSAADTDSSSSSSSGSAMAAATVSVSSVDLDNSNSSCRRGFRINVSMETTRPGLLVSVLEAFEDLGLDVLDADVSCADDTAFRLQALGSGQGQQQGGGSGSVDEQKVRQAVLQAISKCMNDDDDE, encoded by the exons ATGTCAGGAAAGGAGAAGAAACTCCAGCTTCTGCGCTCCGTTACAAACTCGAATGCG GCAAACAAGACGTCAATCCTGGTAGATGCGTCGAAATACATCAAGGAGCTCAAGGACAAGGTTGAAGAAGCAGCCGCTGCTTCATCGGCAGCTGACACTGACAGTAGCAGCTCCAGTAGTTCTGGCAGCGCCATGGCAGCTGCAACA GTGAGCGTCTCATCAGTGGATCTGGATAACAGCAACAGTAGCTGCAGGAGAGGATTCCGGATCAACGTGTCGATGGAGACGACCCGGCCTGGGCTGCTGGTGTCCGTCCTGGAGGCTTTTGAGGACCTCGGCCTCGACGTCCTGGACGCCGACGTCTCCTGCGCCGACGACACCGCCTTCCGCCTCCAGGCGCTCGGATCAGGTCAGGGCCAGCAGCAGGGTGGAGGAAGTGGAAGCGTGGATGAGCAAAAGGTTCGCCAAGCGGTGTTGCAGGCCATCAGCAAATGCATGAACGATGATGACGATGAGTAA
- the LOC112886684 gene encoding BTB/POZ domain-containing protein At1g01640-like, whose amino-acid sequence MDCCICSPMATMYRLPRNSVCAPCHEGAKAIIGFLNKDEEQEDGGHGSVNSHAPSKLNSSNKGMRDAWELVKEMRDRAEETNQRAAFLEHGFALAWKEGIHTDIVVKPGTGAPIPAHKAILAARSEVFRHMLSADEHCKAPAADSFSLPELSHDELSLLLAFLYTGALDQDLPERHLHALLVAADKYDIPFLRRACEARLAARVEPRNVLRTLEVADLSSSAVLRERAMGTVLEHAEQVVFSPEYEGFAVRNAALCVEITRALLKKMSTTTTKSIGSPSCIDQDVNRALA is encoded by the exons ATGGATTGCTGCATCTGCAGCCCAATGGCCACCATGTACAGGCTTCCGAGGAATTCTGTCTGTGCTCCTTGCCATGAAGGTGCCAAGGCCATCATCGGCTTCCTGAACAAGGACGAGGAGCAAGAAGATGGTGGCCATGGTTCAGTCAACTCCCACGCGCCATCGAAGCTTAACAGCTCGAACAAG GGAATGAGAGATGCATGGGAGCTGGTGAAGGAGATGAGAGACAGGGCGGAGGAGACCAACCAGCGAGCCGCCTTCCTTGAACACGGCTTCGCGCTGGCGTGGAAGGAGGGAATCCACACCGACATCGTCGTGAAACCTGGCACTGGGGCCCCAATTCCAGCCCACAAAGCCATCCTG GCCGCGAGGTCGGAGGTATTCCGGCACATGCTGTCCGCCGACGAGCACTGCAAGGCCCCCGCCGCCGACTCCTTCTCCCTCCCTGAGCTCTCCCACGACGAGctctccctcctcctcgccTTCCTCTACACCGGCGCCCTCGACCAGGACCTGCCGGAGCGCCACCTGCACGCGCTTCTCGTCGCCGCCGACAAGTACGACATCCCGTTCCTGCGGCGGGCCTGCGAGGCGAggctggcggcgcgcgtggAGCCCCGGAACGTTCTGCGGACGCTGGAGGTGGCCGATCTGAGCTCAAGCGCGGTGCTCAGGGAGCGCGCCATGGGCACCGTGCTGGAGCACGCCGAGCAGGTGGTGTTCTCGCCAGAGTACGAAGGCTTCGCCGTCAGGAACGCGGCGCTGTGCGTGGAGATCACCCGGGCGCTGCTGAAAAAGATGTCGACGACGACAACTAAATCGATCGGATCCCCATCATGCATAGATCAGGATGTAAACAGAGCCCTTGCTTAG
- the LOC112884708 gene encoding uncharacterized protein LOC112884708 produces MEPKMERMSSSVQSWVEEHKLASIGGVWAAAVGASVAYSRRRAPQRATSLRLIHARMHAQALTLAVLGGAAVMHYYSKSKSSADKMDLDFYSHLPPATDADGNENERWSW; encoded by the exons ATGGAACCAAAGATGGAGAGGATGAGCTCGTCGGTGCAGTCCTGGGTGGAGGAGCACAAGCTCGCAAGCATCG GAGGCGTGTGGGCTGCGGCGGTGGGCGCGTCGGTGGCGTACAGCCGGCGGAGGGCGCCGCAGCGGGCGACGAGCCTGCGTCTCATCCACGCCAGGATGCACGCCCAGGCCCTCACCCTCGCCGTGCTCGGGGGAGCAGCCGTCATGCACTACTACAGCAAGAGCAAGAGCAGCGCCGACAAGATGGATCTCGACTTCTACTCGCATCTGCCGCCGGCAACCGACGCCGACGGCAACGAGAACGAGCGATGGAGCTGGTAA
- the LOC112884706 gene encoding proteoglycan 4-like, translating to MRHPATAPLSSPKSGAIKRQRPLSDVTNRLLPETPTPIKPRRTGLRPLPTPSDASSTCSSTASVTPAPQPSSAAVIEEERSAAKSPISTVYARRGTTETRRRRRTNPTTTTPPKGKEPVAAAGTASCPPLGKATRKHSRKDSMAQDTQPISSSAPCHGAKKKRPPPSTPKLPEDFVKKQRAYFADVDAFDLPEEEVSESELE from the exons ATGAGGCACCCCGCCACGGCGCCGCTCTCGAGCCCCAAGTCTGGCGCCATCAAGCGGCAGCGGCCGCTCAGCGACGTCACCAACCGCCTCCTCCCCGAGACCCCGACCCCCATCAAACCCAGAAGGACTGGACTCCGGCCCCTCCCCACGCCCTCCGACGCCTCCTCGACCTGCTCCTCCACCGCATCGGTCACGCCCGCACCCCAGCCTTCGTCCGCCGCCG TCATCGAGGAGGAGCGCAGTGCGGCTAAATCCCCCATCTCCACGGTTTACGCGAGGCGCGGGACTACTGAGACtcgaaggaggaggaggacgaaccccaccaccaccaccccccccaAGGGCAAGGAACCCGTTGCTGCTGCTGGAACGGCGAGTTGCCCTCCTCTTGGAAAAGCCACAAGGAAGCACAGCAG GAAAGACTCTATGGCTCAGGATACCCAGCCCatttcttcttcagctccttgtCATGGAGCTAAAAAG AAGCGGCCCCCTCCAAGCACACCCAAGTTGCCAGAAGACTTTGTGAAGAAGCAGAGAGCATACTTTGCAGATGTGGATGCATTTGACCTGCCCGAGGAAGAGGTGTCAGAATCTGAGCTCGAGTGA
- the LOC112884225 gene encoding cationic peroxidase 1-like has product MASHKPLACSVLAFFLAASLVSAQLTANFYDKSCPNALYTIQTAVGSAVAKENRMGASLLRLHFHDCFVNGCDGSVLLDDTPTFTGEKSAVPNNNSLRGFDVIDSIKAQIEGICLQVVSCADILAVAACDSVVALGGPTWVVNLGRRDSMTASLDTSNNDIPAPTLDLSDLIKLFSNKGLSTTDMIALSGGHTIGQARCVNFRDRIYSETNIDISLVTSLKSNCPNKTGDNNISPLDASTPYVFDNFYYKNLLNKKGVLHSDQQLFNGGSADSQTTTYSSNMAKFFTDFSAAMVKMSNISPLTGSSGQIRKNCRKVN; this is encoded by the exons ATGGCCTCCCATAAACCCCTCGCTTGCAGTGTCTTGGCCTTCTTCTTGGCTGCAAGCTTAGTTTCAGCTCAGCTTACTGCAAATTTCTATGACAAGTCATGCCCAAATGCACTGTACACCATCCAAACAGCCGTAGGATCTGCTGTGGCCAAGGAGAACCGCATGGGTGCATCTTTGCTCCGCCTCCACTTCCATGACTGCTTTGTCAAT GGTTGCGATGGCTCCGTGCTGCTTGATGACACCCCAACCTTCACAGGGGAGAAGAGCGCTGTTCCTAACAACAATTCCCTGCGTGGATTTGATGTGATCGACAGCATCAAAGCACAGATTGAGGGGATCTGCCTGCAGGTGGTATCATGCGCTGACATCCTTGCTGTTGCAGCATGCGATTCCGTTGTTGCG CTTGGAGGCCCTACTTGGGTTGTCAATCTGGGAAGGAGGGACTCAATGACAGCAAGCCTAGACACTTCAAACAATGACATCCCAGCACCAACCCTTGACCTCAGTGATCTTATCAAGTTGTTCTCAAACAAAGGACTAAGTACAACTGACATGATTGCACTCTCAG GAGGGCACACCATTGGGCAAGCCAGATGTGTCAACTTCCGCGATCGCATATACAGCGAAACTAACATTGACATATCCCTTGTAACATCACTGAAATCAAATTGTCCAAACAAGACTGGCGACAATAATATTTCCCCCCTTGATGCCTCAACACCCTATGTTTTTGACAACTTCTACTACAAGAACTTGCTGAACAAGAAAGGGGTTCTGCATTCTGATCAGCAATTGTTCAATGGAGGCTCAGCAGACTCCCAGACTACCACCTACTCTTCAAACATGGCAAAATTCTTCACCGATTTCAGTGCGGCGATGGTGAAGATGAGCAACATTAGTCCCCTCACTGGATCAAGTGGACAGATAAGGAAAAACTGCAGGAAGGTGAACTAG
- the LOC112884707 gene encoding biogenesis of lysosome-related organelles complex 1 subunit 1-like, translating to MDGAKPPPPAGGKQELEEALLDIVQHHHHQSFRQRQQTERAKKDALRSAVRVSDLLVDTVDGGVQELFVNEKRIEHEARALVTTIARYRKQTDQWLAATNEINSVLKEIGDFENWMKIMDFDCKSINAAIRNIHQS from the exons ATGGACGGagccaagccgccgccgccggcgggtgGGAAGCAGGAGCTGGAAGAGGCGCTGCTCGACATCGTacaacaccaccaccaccaatcCTTCCGCCAACGCCAACAAACTG AGAGAGCCAAGAAGGATGCCTTGAGAAGCGCGGTGCGGGTGTCCGATCTCCTCGTCGACACGGTCGACGGCGGGGTGCAGGAGCTCTTCGTCAACGAGAAGCGCATCGAGCATGAGGCCCGCGCGCTTGTCACCACTATCGCGCGCTACAGGAAGCAGACTGACCAGTGGCTGGCTGCCACCAACGAAATCAACTCAGTCTTGAAG GAAATTGGAGATTTCGAGAACTGGATGAAGATCATGGACTTTGACTGTAAAAGTATCAATGCAGCGATACGCAATATTCATCAGTCATGA